From the genome of Desulfovibrio psychrotolerans, one region includes:
- a CDS encoding response regulator codes for MAQHILVIDDDENIVEYLVNVLTARGYEADGATGREQALRLAKENPPDLVTLDMEMPGEEGALLYRDLAALPGMEHIPFVLMCGLQGIHHAVPNAVATVNKPFDPDKLAGIIRSATKV; via the coding sequence ATGGCTCAACACATTCTGGTGATCGACGATGATGAGAACATTGTCGAATACCTTGTGAATGTCCTGACAGCCCGCGGGTACGAAGCAGATGGAGCCACCGGCCGCGAGCAGGCCCTGCGCCTTGCAAAGGAAAATCCGCCGGACCTTGTCACTCTGGACATGGAAATGCCCGGAGAGGAAGGGGCCCTGCTCTACAGGGATCTCGCGGCCCTGCCGGGGATGGAGCACATCCCCTTCGTGCTCATGTGCGGACTTCAGGGCATACACCACGCGGTGCCCAACGCCGTGGCCACGGTGAACAAGCCTTTCGACCCGGACAAGCTGGCGGGCATAATCCGCAGCGCAACAAAAGTATAG
- a CDS encoding Rrf2 family transcriptional regulator, producing MKLTTRSRYGTRMLLDIAMNQEDGPVSIKDIALRQEISLKYLEKLMRVLKKEGYIKSRLGAHGGYILARDPADIPIGDVAYALEKTAPCYDCDERQNCCPRMHVCLTRTIWEEGAKALYNKLNTFTLADLIRDTSLCPKNQPDSVPPRV from the coding sequence ATGAAACTGACCACACGAAGCCGCTACGGCACCCGCATGCTGCTGGATATTGCCATGAATCAGGAAGATGGCCCCGTATCCATAAAGGATATCGCCTTGCGTCAGGAGATTTCGCTGAAATATCTGGAAAAGCTCATGCGGGTTCTGAAAAAAGAAGGCTACATAAAGAGCCGCCTCGGTGCTCACGGCGGATACATTCTCGCCCGCGATCCGGCAGATATTCCCATTGGTGATGTGGCCTATGCTCTGGAAAAAACAGCCCCTTGCTACGACTGCGACGAGCGGCAGAACTGCTGCCCGCGCATGCATGTGTGCCTTACCCGCACCATATGGGAAGAGGGTGCCAAGGCCCTGTACAACAAGCTGAATACCTTCACCCTTGCCGACCTGATCCGCGACACCTCCCTCTGCCCCAAAAACCAGCCGGATTCCGTGCCGCCACGCGTATAG
- a CDS encoding ribosome maturation factor, which translates to MGGDATRQRIKDIVEPILEPMGVALWGVELGAGPRLLVRIYVEGPEGVTIDQCAEISRHTGLAMEVEDVLSNAYILEVSSPGLERPFFSPAQMATYVGSPVVVVLREAHPDMAGRRKFQGELTGVEDETVTLRLPEQDCTLSVHWNDIKKTHLVHVFPDTGKGKKKR; encoded by the coding sequence ATGGGTGGCGACGCAACAAGGCAACGCATTAAAGACATTGTGGAACCCATTCTCGAACCCATGGGCGTTGCCCTGTGGGGGGTGGAGCTGGGAGCGGGACCACGCCTGCTTGTCCGCATCTATGTGGAAGGGCCGGAAGGCGTTACCATTGACCAGTGCGCAGAAATCTCGCGGCACACAGGTCTTGCCATGGAAGTGGAAGATGTGCTCTCCAACGCGTATATTCTGGAAGTCTCCTCGCCGGGACTGGAACGCCCTTTCTTCAGCCCGGCGCAGATGGCAACATATGTCGGTTCTCCCGTTGTCGTGGTGCTGCGCGAAGCGCACCCCGACATGGCCGGCCGCCGCAAATTTCAGGGCGAACTGACAGGGGTGGAGGACGAAACCGTCACCCTGCGCCTTCCCGAGCAGGACTGCACACTTTCCGTGCATTGGAACGATATTAAGAAAACGCATCTCGTCCATGTTTTCCCCGACACGGGCAAGGGCAAGAAAAAGCGTTAG
- the nusA gene encoding transcription termination factor NusA, which produces MSMELKKAIDQISKDRGLDREMLVDTLEEAVRTSVVRKYGEDLDVEVSFNEESGEIEVFQFKIVTKDVENDLTQISLEEARQHDPSVQLDDEMGFRLKVEDLGRIAAQSAKQVIIQRMRDAEQEIIYEEFKDRMGDIISGIVQRRDKSGWIINLGRTEALLPKDEQIPREHYKRGDRVQAIIIEVRKEGRGPQVIVSRSHPDYMAVLFKREVPEVDDGTVVIMNVARDPGSRAKAAVMSRDRDVDPVGACVGIRGSRIQNIVQELRGERIDIVVWSPDVATYARNALSPALISRIIIDEDENMLEVVVPDDQLTNAIGRKGQNVKLASKLLGWKIDIFTESRYNEANAIGQGLEQIASVAEVPLEVFVGAGFQTIQSLRNASEEELLAVPGLTVSKIADLRTAINFLFSAVEEPGDDGKAAPQEAETSATTSGEEAE; this is translated from the coding sequence ATGAGCATGGAACTCAAAAAAGCCATAGACCAGATCAGCAAAGACAGAGGTCTTGACCGCGAAATGCTGGTTGATACGCTGGAAGAAGCGGTGCGCACCTCTGTGGTCCGCAAGTACGGCGAAGATCTGGATGTGGAAGTGAGCTTCAACGAAGAATCCGGAGAAATTGAAGTTTTTCAGTTCAAGATCGTCACCAAAGATGTGGAGAACGATCTTACCCAGATTTCGCTGGAAGAGGCTCGTCAGCACGACCCGTCCGTTCAGCTTGATGATGAAATGGGCTTCCGCCTGAAGGTGGAAGACCTCGGCCGTATTGCCGCGCAGTCTGCCAAGCAGGTCATCATCCAGCGTATGCGCGATGCCGAGCAGGAAATCATCTACGAAGAATTCAAAGATCGCATGGGCGACATCATCAGCGGCATCGTGCAGCGGCGCGACAAGTCCGGCTGGATCATCAACCTTGGCCGCACGGAAGCACTGCTTCCCAAGGACGAGCAGATCCCACGCGAACACTATAAGCGCGGCGACCGCGTACAGGCCATCATCATCGAAGTGCGCAAGGAAGGACGCGGACCGCAGGTCATCGTCTCCCGTTCGCACCCCGACTACATGGCCGTGCTGTTCAAGCGCGAAGTTCCCGAGGTGGACGACGGCACCGTTGTCATAATGAACGTAGCCCGCGACCCGGGCAGCCGCGCCAAGGCGGCGGTCATGTCGCGCGACCGCGATGTGGACCCGGTAGGCGCCTGTGTGGGCATCCGCGGCTCCCGCATTCAGAACATCGTCCAGGAACTGCGCGGCGAACGCATAGACATCGTGGTCTGGAGCCCCGATGTTGCCACCTATGCACGCAACGCACTCTCTCCCGCCCTCATCAGCCGCATTATCATTGATGAGGACGAAAACATGCTGGAAGTGGTGGTGCCGGACGACCAGCTCACCAATGCCATCGGCCGCAAGGGGCAGAACGTTAAGCTCGCCTCCAAGCTGCTGGGATGGAAAATCGATATATTTACGGAAAGCCGCTACAACGAGGCAAACGCCATCGGTCAGGGGCTGGAGCAAATCGCCAGCGTTGCGGAAGTTCCGCTGGAGGTATTCGTCGGAGCCGGTTTCCAGACCATCCAGAGTCTGCGCAATGCCAGCGAAGAGGAATTGTTGGCCGTTCCGGGACTCACTGTCTCCAAGATAGCGGACCTGAGAACAGCCATCAACTTCCTGTTCTCGGCAGTGGAGGAACCCGGAGATGACGGCAAGGCCGCACCGCAGGAAGCGGAGACTTCCGCGACGACAAGCGGTGAGGAAGCGGAATAA
- a CDS encoding YlxR family protein, whose translation MCVICRSRHLKRTLLRYVCPPADNREAALIFDQAQRLPGRGYYICTNPDCAQRFARFKVRRK comes from the coding sequence ATGTGCGTGATATGCAGAAGCAGGCACCTTAAGCGCACGCTTCTGCGGTACGTCTGCCCCCCGGCAGATAACAGGGAGGCCGCGCTGATCTTCGATCAGGCGCAGCGGTTACCAGGCCGGGGTTATTACATCTGCACCAATCCTGACTGTGCGCAACGGTTTGCCCGGTTTAAGGTTCGGCGGAAGTAA
- the infB gene encoding translation initiation factor IF-2, with translation MSDEKTKIRDVSAELGVPAKDLMSMLRELGVNAKSPMSTISTEDLARLKDRVKSGPAQREVLRKETASGVIVRRRQQADKPARTADKTPEPAPAKPARAEEAAPQKPAEEPVRARIIRSAGEEAAKAEAPAARIEAPAPKPAAETAAPAAAEHTAPEAVALEKAQPAGQTTGQATGQATGQAPAQPTGQATGQTERPREYSGAAAAAEAAARPLSRDGDAAEGEDDEAARRRKKKKPKKREEFAAPQVRIISMPSPVKPEPEPVRAAQPAERTDRPDYRPADRTGERTDRRPDYRQDRGDGRPRPAGAPGGAPGGARPPYGRDGQRPGGFTGGPKPTDGRDAGRDGQRPGGPRPGAPRPGGFSRPAPADAPVPATEESRKRHAKTKRTVEFGRTETATEDFGKKGVRGTKKGTKDQAVTASDEWHRGRKPKRGKRKEQTGSTQPIKAAKRKIKVDEAIRVSDMAHQMGVKGSEVIKVLMKLGVFATINQSLDIDTATLVGAEFEYEVEKVGYSEENLLLPRAQDVDSAENLKPRPPVVTIMGHVDHGKTSLLDAIRTSTIAEAEAGGITQHIGAYHVTTKRGDLCFLDTPGHEAFTAMRARGAKVTDIVILVVAADDGVMEQTREAISHAKAAGVPIVVAVNKIDKETANPDRVMRELSEQGLVSEEWGGDTIFAKVSAKTREGLDDLLELLALQSEVLELKANPDKLARGHIVEAKLDKGRGPVATVLVQEGTLNQGDVFVCGSFSGRVRAMFNDQGKKVLSAGPSTPVEVQGFDGVPEAGDEYVALEDEKVARRIAEQRAVKLRERTLARESKVTLETFLSRNADTKEAQNLNVVLKADVQGSVEAIVEALRKLATEKVRVEVIHSGAGSITESDILLASASDAVIIGFNVRPTVKVKEMADREGVDIRFYDIIYKLVEEIKAAMAGMLAPVIKEVYLGQAEVRETFSVPKVGIIAGCIVEGGKITRNAGIRLLRGGVVIYTGKATSLRRFKDDVKEVTKGYECGIGLENFNDIKVGDVIEAFDTVEEAATL, from the coding sequence ATGAGTGACGAAAAAACAAAGATACGCGATGTGTCCGCTGAACTGGGCGTTCCCGCCAAGGACCTTATGTCCATGCTCCGGGAGCTTGGCGTTAACGCCAAAAGCCCCATGAGCACCATCAGCACGGAAGATCTCGCCCGCCTCAAGGACCGTGTGAAGTCCGGTCCGGCACAGCGCGAAGTGCTGCGCAAGGAAACCGCCTCCGGGGTTATCGTGCGTCGCAGGCAGCAGGCCGACAAGCCCGCCAGAACGGCGGACAAGACTCCGGAGCCTGCACCGGCAAAGCCCGCGCGAGCAGAAGAGGCTGCCCCTCAGAAGCCCGCTGAAGAACCTGTGCGTGCACGCATCATCCGGTCTGCAGGCGAAGAAGCTGCCAAGGCGGAAGCTCCTGCGGCTCGCATTGAGGCGCCTGCGCCCAAGCCCGCCGCAGAAACTGCCGCCCCCGCAGCAGCCGAGCATACCGCTCCCGAAGCGGTAGCCTTGGAAAAGGCCCAGCCTGCTGGCCAGACGACTGGTCAGGCAACTGGTCAGGCGACTGGTCAGGCTCCAGCCCAACCGACAGGTCAGGCCACAGGCCAGACCGAAAGGCCCCGGGAATACTCCGGTGCCGCTGCTGCTGCCGAAGCCGCTGCCCGCCCCCTGTCGCGTGATGGCGATGCCGCAGAAGGCGAAGATGACGAAGCCGCCCGCAGACGCAAGAAAAAGAAGCCCAAGAAGCGCGAAGAATTTGCCGCACCGCAGGTGCGCATCATCTCCATGCCTTCGCCGGTGAAGCCTGAACCCGAACCGGTTCGGGCAGCCCAGCCTGCAGAAAGGACCGACCGTCCAGACTACCGCCCCGCTGACCGGACCGGAGAAAGAACCGACCGTCGTCCCGACTACCGTCAGGACAGAGGTGACGGACGTCCCCGTCCGGCCGGAGCACCCGGTGGTGCACCCGGCGGCGCAAGGCCTCCGTATGGACGCGACGGGCAACGCCCCGGCGGATTTACCGGCGGACCGAAGCCGACCGACGGTCGTGATGCCGGTCGTGACGGACAGCGCCCCGGCGGCCCCCGTCCCGGCGCGCCGCGTCCCGGCGGGTTCTCCCGTCCCGCTCCTGCCGATGCGCCCGTACCCGCCACCGAAGAATCACGCAAACGCCACGCCAAGACCAAGCGCACTGTGGAATTCGGACGCACGGAAACCGCCACAGAAGACTTTGGCAAGAAGGGCGTGCGCGGCACGAAAAAGGGAACCAAGGATCAGGCCGTTACCGCTTCCGATGAATGGCATCGTGGCCGTAAGCCCAAGCGCGGCAAGCGCAAAGAGCAGACGGGTTCCACCCAGCCCATCAAGGCGGCCAAGCGCAAGATCAAGGTGGATGAAGCCATCCGCGTGTCCGACATGGCCCACCAGATGGGTGTGAAGGGCTCCGAGGTCATCAAGGTTCTCATGAAGCTTGGCGTGTTTGCCACTATAAACCAGTCGCTGGATATAGACACCGCCACCCTGGTGGGCGCCGAATTCGAATACGAAGTGGAAAAGGTGGGCTACTCCGAAGAAAACCTCCTGCTGCCCCGTGCGCAAGATGTGGATTCCGCAGAGAACCTCAAGCCCCGTCCGCCCGTTGTTACCATCATGGGCCACGTTGACCACGGCAAAACCTCTCTGCTGGACGCCATCCGTACGTCCACCATTGCAGAAGCCGAGGCAGGCGGCATCACGCAGCACATAGGCGCATACCATGTGACCACCAAGCGGGGCGACCTGTGCTTCCTCGACACCCCCGGCCACGAAGCGTTTACCGCCATGCGTGCCCGCGGTGCCAAGGTTACGGACATCGTCATCCTCGTGGTGGCCGCCGATGACGGCGTCATGGAGCAGACCCGCGAGGCCATAAGCCACGCCAAGGCTGCCGGCGTTCCCATCGTGGTGGCCGTGAACAAGATTGACAAGGAAACCGCCAACCCCGATCGCGTTATGCGCGAACTCTCCGAACAGGGCCTTGTTTCGGAAGAATGGGGCGGCGATACCATATTCGCCAAGGTCTCCGCCAAGACCCGCGAGGGTCTGGACGACCTGCTGGAACTGCTGGCCCTGCAGTCCGAAGTGCTGGAACTGAAGGCCAACCCGGACAAACTTGCCCGTGGCCACATAGTGGAAGCCAAGCTGGACAAGGGCCGTGGCCCGGTTGCCACAGTTCTGGTGCAGGAAGGCACGCTCAATCAGGGCGATGTGTTCGTGTGCGGCAGCTTCTCCGGCCGTGTGCGCGCCATGTTCAACGATCAGGGCAAGAAAGTGCTGAGCGCAGGTCCTTCTACTCCGGTAGAAGTGCAGGGCTTTGACGGCGTGCCCGAAGCCGGTGACGAGTACGTGGCGCTGGAAGATGAAAAGGTGGCACGCCGCATTGCGGAACAGCGCGCGGTCAAGCTGCGCGAGCGCACCCTTGCACGCGAATCCAAGGTCACGCTGGAAACCTTCCTCTCCCGCAATGCGGACACGAAGGAAGCGCAGAACCTTAACGTGGTGCTCAAGGCAGACGTGCAGGGCTCGGTGGAAGCCATCGTGGAAGCCCTGCGCAAGCTGGCCACCGAAAAAGTGCGGGTGGAAGTCATCCACAGCGGTGCCGGTTCCATCACGGAATCCGACATCCTGCTGGCTTCTGCATCCGATGCGGTCATCATCGGCTTTAACGTGCGTCCCACGGTCAAGGTCAAGGAAATGGCCGACCGCGAAGGCGTGGATATCCGCTTCTACGACATCATCTACAAGCTGGTGGAAGAGATAAAGGCGGCCATGGCCGGTATGCTGGCTCCGGTGATCAAGGAAGTGTACCTCGGCCAGGCCGAAGTACGCGAAACCTTCAGTGTGCCCAAGGTGGGCATCATCGCAGGCTGCATTGTGGAAGGCGGCAAGATCACCCGCAACGCGGGCATCCGCCTGCTGCGCGGCGGTGTGGTTATCTACACCGGCAAAGCCACCTCCCTGCGCCGCTTCAAGGATGACGTGAAGGAAGTGACCAAGGGCTACGAATGCGGTATCGGACTTGAAAACTTCAACGACATCAAGGTCGGTGACGTCATCGAAGCCTTCGATACCGTGGAAGAGGCCGCTACCCTCTAG
- a CDS encoding DUF503 domain-containing protein — translation MVIGVLSVEYRLHGNDSLKGKRRIANSLKQKVRNTFNVSIAEVGSEDSLSRLSLAVVSVSNSERHLQSRLTKCLSMMEAVCHEEMVYSDMEFFGIE, via the coding sequence ATGGTCATCGGCGTGCTTTCGGTGGAATACAGACTGCACGGCAACGACTCGCTCAAGGGCAAGCGGCGCATCGCCAACAGCCTGAAGCAGAAGGTACGCAACACGTTCAACGTGTCCATAGCCGAAGTAGGTTCGGAAGACTCGCTCAGCCGCCTCTCCCTTGCCGTTGTGTCGGTCAGCAACAGTGAACGGCATCTTCAGAGCAGGCTCACCAAATGCCTCAGCATGATGGAAGCCGTCTGCCACGAGGAAATGGTTTACAGTGACATGGAATTTTTCGGCATAGAGTAG
- a CDS encoding DHH family phosphoesterase: MHILREEDDFLVTAHVNPDGDAIGSMSALAWMLSRMGKRVAAYNETGIPHYLQWVEFPCPFSSSLHHLPFTPRRLIVLDCGSAARGGEALEQYAQGMPSLCIDHHINTPGFADVNWIDPGFAAVGEMLATLALQMDISLEGPLGEAVYLAMASDTGNFSYGNTTPRTLEIAAAIVRSGLDLESFTAKHETNWSLNRVHLWGRLFNSVHLALDGQVAYMTLPDSLFEETGTALEDAEGIVNYLRRIVGVKVALTLRDAGPDKCKISLRTHGALNVQQVAAEFGGGGHRNAAGAVLAMPIDRALEAVLDVLARKLGPGAHPGLDELRA; this comes from the coding sequence ATGCACATACTGCGGGAAGAGGACGACTTCCTCGTTACCGCCCACGTAAACCCGGACGGCGATGCCATAGGCTCCATGAGCGCGCTCGCGTGGATGCTTTCGCGCATGGGCAAGCGCGTTGCCGCGTATAATGAAACGGGTATTCCGCATTATCTGCAGTGGGTGGAATTTCCCTGCCCCTTCTCCAGCAGCCTGCACCATCTTCCCTTCACACCGCGCCGCCTCATCGTTCTGGACTGCGGCAGCGCCGCACGGGGCGGCGAGGCTCTGGAACAATACGCGCAGGGCATGCCTTCCCTCTGCATTGACCACCACATCAATACCCCCGGCTTTGCCGATGTAAACTGGATAGACCCCGGATTTGCCGCCGTGGGCGAAATGCTGGCTACTCTGGCACTGCAAATGGATATTTCGCTGGAAGGCCCTCTGGGCGAAGCCGTGTATCTGGCCATGGCATCAGACACGGGCAACTTCTCCTACGGCAACACCACCCCGCGCACGCTGGAGATAGCGGCGGCCATTGTCCGCAGCGGGCTGGATCTGGAATCCTTCACCGCCAAGCATGAGACCAACTGGTCGCTGAACCGCGTGCACCTTTGGGGCAGACTGTTTAACAGCGTGCATCTGGCACTGGACGGTCAGGTGGCCTACATGACCCTGCCGGATTCCCTGTTTGAAGAGACAGGCACCGCCCTGGAAGATGCAGAAGGTATTGTCAACTACCTGCGCCGCATCGTGGGCGTGAAAGTGGCCCTTACCCTGCGCGATGCCGGACCGGATAAATGCAAGATAAGCCTGCGCACCCACGGCGCGCTGAACGTGCAGCAGGTGGCGGCGGAATTCGGCGGCGGCGGTCACCGCAATGCGGCCGGAGCCGTTCTTGCCATGCCCATAGACAGGGCGCTGGAAGCCGTGCTTGACGTGCTGGCCCGGAAACTGGGACCGGGCGCACACCCGGGACTGGACGAATTGCGGGCTTAA
- the truB gene encoding tRNA pseudouridine(55) synthase TruB, which translates to MPKQYPEQQDGVLVVYKPKGPSSGACIGSIKRLGQKKIGHAGTLDPMAQGVLIVLLGQGTKLSGHLMSGGEKVYSGTLKLGETTDTLDAEGTVVSTAPWNHVTEADIRREVQAWLHLSEQEVPSYSAAKHNGQPLYKLARKGDETPVKIKTVQISQAEVLSCELPYVRFRVRCSTGTYIRSLAHSLGERLQCGAVLTELIREYSHPFSLDQAYALDEIVAAPHTLPERVIPLEKALPQWPKIVLDAAEARNVQNGLTVPYCPERIANMPFSEGICAMLLGPDRTPLALAETQLVQNRPAWTIVRGLWR; encoded by the coding sequence ATGCCAAAACAGTATCCCGAACAGCAAGACGGCGTGCTGGTGGTTTATAAGCCCAAAGGGCCGTCTTCCGGTGCGTGCATTGGCAGCATTAAACGTCTGGGACAAAAAAAGATAGGACACGCCGGAACGCTGGACCCCATGGCGCAGGGCGTGCTTATCGTGTTGCTGGGACAGGGCACCAAACTGTCCGGCCACCTCATGTCCGGCGGCGAAAAGGTTTACTCCGGCACCCTTAAGCTGGGAGAAACCACTGATACGCTGGATGCCGAAGGCACTGTTGTTTCCACCGCACCGTGGAACCACGTGACCGAGGCGGATATACGCCGCGAAGTGCAGGCATGGCTGCATCTCTCGGAACAGGAGGTTCCCTCCTACTCTGCCGCCAAGCACAACGGGCAGCCGCTTTACAAGCTGGCGCGCAAGGGCGACGAAACCCCGGTCAAGATTAAGACCGTGCAAATTTCCCAAGCGGAAGTTCTATCGTGTGAACTTCCGTACGTACGTTTCCGGGTGCGTTGCAGCACCGGCACCTACATTCGGTCCCTGGCCCACAGCCTGGGGGAACGATTGCAGTGCGGCGCGGTGCTCACGGAACTCATCCGGGAATACAGCCACCCGTTCTCGCTGGACCAGGCATATGCGCTGGACGAGATCGTAGCGGCTCCGCACACCCTGCCCGAGCGGGTCATCCCGCTTGAAAAGGCCCTGCCCCAGTGGCCCAAGATTGTCTTGGATGCCGCAGAGGCGAGGAATGTGCAAAACGGGCTGACGGTTCCCTACTGCCCGGAACGTATTGCCAACATGCCTTTTTCCGAAGGCATATGCGCAATGCTTCTGGGACCGGACCGCACCCCGCTGGCACTGGCGGAAACGCAACTCGTACAGAACCGGCCTGCATGGACCATCGTGCGCGGACTGTGGCGTTAA
- the rpsO gene encoding 30S ribosomal protein S15, which produces MVMTPEQKKAIIDEHAQKEGDTGSPEVQVALLTARIQYLTGHFKDHKKDFHSRTGLLKMVGQRRKLLKYLQSKDIQRYRELIKKLGLRK; this is translated from the coding sequence GTGGTAATGACGCCTGAACAGAAAAAGGCCATTATTGACGAACACGCCCAGAAAGAAGGCGACACCGGTTCCCCTGAAGTGCAGGTTGCGCTGCTCACCGCACGCATCCAGTACCTTACCGGCCACTTCAAGGACCACAAGAAAGACTTCCACTCCCGCACCGGCCTGCTCAAGATGGTCGGTCAGCGCCGTAAGCTGCTTAAGTACCTTCAGAGCAAGGACATTCAGCGCTACCGCGAACTGATCAAGAAGCTCGGCCTCCGGAAGTAG
- the pnp gene encoding polyribonucleotide nucleotidyltransferase, translating into MENLFGAKRIVKTVGGKEVFFETGRLANQADGAVWIQCGGTVVLVTACSQPLVRDMGFFPLTVEYSEKMYAAGRIPGSFFRREIGRPSERETLCARVIDRPIRPMFPKGFRDEVQVLANVISSDQTQESDVLALTGASAALTISSIPFNGPVAGARVCRINGEFVLNPDIKEMAAADLNLVFAASRDAVVMVEGEARFVPESVVAAALEWGHKEIGPLLDAQEELRALAGNKEKITFVVPTPNAALLEKVTALAMADLEEALRIPEKMARKDARKAVKAKVLEALAEDPDYVEDPTPLQEVGDMLSGLEKKIVRARIQKEGVRLDGRDMRTVRPIKIEAGMLPRTHGSALFARGETKSLVVATLGSSTDEQRMDSLTGDVTKRFMLHYNFAPYCVGEVKMVRVSRREIGHGALAEKALRPILPGPEDFPFTLRVVAETMESNGSSSMAAVCGGCLSLMDAGVPVSAPVAGIAMGLIKEGDDYIVLTDILGDEDALGDMDFKIAGTAEGVTAVQMDIKISGIPSDVMARALDQAREARLHILEEMNKVLPASRPKLSDYAPQIAVLEVNPEIIRVIIGPGGKNIKAITGATGASIDIEDSGKVTIFAPTLEALEQAREMVQYYDQRADVGKDYMGKVKKILEIGAIVEILPNVEALVHISQLDIARVEKTEDVCALGEDMKVKVIEVSDGRVRASRKAVLLEAEGTPWNPEDTARPRGGARNDRGGDRGDRGGRGGDRGRGGDRGDRGGRR; encoded by the coding sequence ATGGAAAATCTGTTTGGCGCAAAGCGCATCGTAAAAACCGTCGGCGGTAAAGAAGTCTTCTTCGAGACAGGCCGCCTTGCCAATCAGGCCGACGGAGCCGTGTGGATTCAGTGCGGCGGAACAGTCGTTCTGGTTACCGCATGCTCCCAGCCCCTTGTCCGCGACATGGGCTTCTTCCCGCTCACCGTGGAATACTCCGAAAAGATGTACGCCGCAGGCCGCATTCCCGGCTCGTTCTTCCGCCGCGAAATAGGCCGCCCCAGCGAGCGCGAAACCCTGTGCGCCCGCGTCATAGACCGCCCCATCCGCCCCATGTTCCCCAAGGGGTTCAGGGATGAGGTGCAGGTGCTGGCAAACGTCATCTCTTCGGACCAGACGCAGGAATCGGACGTTCTGGCTCTTACCGGTGCCTCTGCAGCCCTGACCATCTCTTCCATCCCGTTCAACGGCCCCGTGGCCGGTGCCCGCGTTTGCCGCATTAACGGCGAATTCGTGCTCAACCCGGACATCAAGGAAATGGCCGCCGCAGACCTTAATCTGGTATTCGCCGCCTCCCGCGATGCCGTGGTCATGGTGGAAGGCGAAGCGCGCTTCGTGCCCGAATCCGTGGTGGCTGCCGCTCTGGAATGGGGCCACAAGGAAATCGGCCCCCTGCTGGACGCGCAGGAAGAACTGCGCGCCCTTGCCGGAAACAAAGAAAAAATCACCTTCGTGGTGCCTACCCCGAATGCTGCCCTGCTGGAAAAGGTCACCGCCCTTGCCATGGCCGATCTGGAAGAAGCCCTGCGCATTCCTGAAAAGATGGCCCGCAAGGACGCACGCAAGGCCGTGAAGGCAAAGGTGCTGGAAGCACTGGCAGAAGACCCGGACTACGTGGAAGACCCCACCCCCCTGCAGGAAGTGGGCGACATGCTGTCCGGACTGGAAAAGAAGATCGTGCGTGCCCGCATCCAGAAGGAAGGCGTGCGCCTTGACGGACGCGACATGCGCACCGTGCGCCCCATCAAAATCGAAGCAGGCATGCTGCCGCGCACCCATGGTTCCGCCCTGTTCGCACGCGGCGAAACCAAGTCGCTGGTAGTGGCCACCCTTGGCAGCTCCACGGATGAGCAGCGCATGGACTCCCTGACCGGCGATGTAACCAAGCGCTTTATGCTGCACTACAACTTTGCCCCCTACTGCGTGGGCGAGGTAAAAATGGTGCGTGTTTCCCGCCGCGAAATCGGCCACGGCGCACTGGCGGAAAAGGCCCTGCGCCCCATCCTGCCCGGCCCGGAAGATTTTCCCTTCACCCTGCGCGTGGTGGCAGAGACCATGGAATCTAACGGTTCCTCCTCCATGGCCGCTGTGTGCGGCGGCTGCCTCTCGCTCATGGACGCGGGTGTACCGGTTTCCGCTCCTGTAGCGGGCATCGCCATGGGACTTATCAAGGAAGGCGACGACTACATCGTGCTCACCGACATCCTCGGCGATGAAGACGCCCTCGGCGATATGGACTTCAAAATCGCCGGCACCGCAGAAGGCGTTACCGCCGTCCAGATGGACATCAAGATCTCCGGCATTCCTTCGGATGTCATGGCCCGCGCCCTTGATCAGGCACGTGAGGCCCGTCTGCACATTCTGGAAGAGATGAACAAGGTTCTCCCCGCCTCCCGTCCCAAGCTGTCGGACTACGCCCCGCAGATTGCCGTGCTGGAAGTGAACCCGGAGATCATCCGCGTCATCATCGGCCCCGGCGGCAAGAACATCAAGGCCATCACCGGAGCCACCGGTGCCTCCATCGACATAGAGGACAGCGGCAAGGTAACCATCTTTGCCCCCACCCTCGAAGCGCTGGAACAGGCCCGCGAGATGGTGCAGTACTATGACCAGCGCGCAGACGTGGGCAAGGACTACATGGGCAAGGTCAAAAAGATTCTGGAAATCGGCGCCATTGTCGAAATCCTGCCCAATGTGGAAGCCCTTGTGCACATCTCGCAGCTGGATATCGCCCGCGTGGAAAAGACCGAAGACGTCTGCGCCCTTGGCGAAGACATGAAGGTCAAGGTCATCGAAGTTTCCGACGGACGCGTCCGCGCCAGCCGCAAGGCTGTGTTGCTGGAGGCAGAAGGCACCCCGTGGAACCCTGAGGACACTGCCCGTCCCCGCGGCGGTGCGCGCAATGACCGCGGCGGCGACAGAGGTGACCGTGGCGGACGCGGTGGCGACCGTGGCCGCGGCGGTGACCGTGGCGACAGAGGCGGCCGCCGCTAA